One genomic window of Nicotiana sylvestris chromosome 10, ASM39365v2, whole genome shotgun sequence includes the following:
- the LOC104239443 gene encoding catalase isozyme 1 gives MDLSKFRPSSAYDSPFLTTNAGGPVYNNVSSLTVGPRGPVLLEDYHLIEKLATFDRERIPERVVHARGASAKGFFEVTHDISHLTCADFLRAPGVQTPVICRFSTVVHERGSPESLRDIRGFAVKFYTREGNFDLVGNNVPVFFNRDAKSFPDTIRALKPNPKSHIQEYWRILDFFSFLPESLHTFAWFFDDVCLPTDYRHMEGYGVHAYQLINKAGKAHYVKFHWKPTCGVKCMSEEEAIRVGGTNHSHATKDLYDSIAAGNYPEWKLFIQIMDTEDVDKFDFDPLDVTKTWPEDILPLMPVGRLVLNRNIDNFFAENEQLAFNPGHIVPGLYYSEDKLLQTRIFAYADTQRHRIGPNYMQLPVNAPKCAHHNNHRDGAMNFMHRDEEVDYLPSRFDPCRHAEQYPIPSRVLTGRREMCVIEKENNFKQAGERYRSWEPDRQDRYVSKWVEHLSDPRVTYEIRSIWISYLSQADKSCGQKVASRLTLKPTM, from the exons ATGGATCTCTCTAAG TTTCGACCATCAAGCGCATATGATTCCCCTTTCTTGACAACAAATGCTGGTGGTCCTGTCTACAACAACGTTTCTTCCTTGACTGTTGGACCTAGAG GGCCTGTTCTTCTTGAGGATTATCACTTAATAGAGAAGCTCGCGACTTTTGATCGTGAGCGGATACCTGAGCGTGTTGTTCATGCTAGAGGTGCCAGTGCAAAAGGTTTCTTTGAAGTCACTCATGATATTTCTCATCTTACCTGTGCTGATTTTCTCCGAGCGCCTGGGGTTCAAACACCTGTTATTTGCCGTTTCTCTACTGTCGTCCATGAGCGTGGAAGCCCCGAGTCCCTTAGGGACATTCGTGGTTTTGCTGTCAAATTTTACACCAGAGAG GGTAACTTTGATCTGGTTGGAAACAACGTCCCCGTCTTCTTTAATCGTGATGCAAAATCGTTCCCTGACACGATTCGTGCACTGAAACCAAATCCAAAGTCACACATTCAGGAATACTGGAGGATCCTTGATTTCTTCTCTTTCCTTCCGGAGAGTTTGCATACTTTTGCCTGGTTTTTCGATGATGTTTGTCTCCCGACAGATTACAGACACATGGAAGGTTATGGTGTTCACGCCTATCAATTAATCAACAAGGCTGGGAAAGCACATTATGTGAAGTTTCACTGGAAACCAACTTGTGGTGTCAAGTGCATGTCGGAGGAAGAAGCTATTAGGGTCGGAGGTACAAATCATAGCCACGCCACCAAGGATCTCTACGATTCGATTGCTGCTGGAAACTATCCCGAGTGGAAACTTTTTATCCAAATTATGGACACTGAGGATGTAGACAAATTCGACTTTGATCCTCTTGATGTAACCAAGACCTGGCCTGAGGATATCTTGCCATTGATGCCAGTTGGACGATTGGTACTTAACAGGAATATCGATAACTTCTTTGCTGAGAACGAGCAGCTCGCGTTTAACCCTGGCCATATTGTCCCTGGTCTTTACTATTCGGAGGACAAGCTTCTCCAGACTAGGATATTCGCGTATGCTGATACTCAGAGACACCGTATTGGACCAAACTATATGCAGCTTCCTGTTAATGCTCCCAAGTGTGCTCATCACAATAATCACCGCGATGGTGCCATGAACTTCATGCATCGCGATGAAGAG GTGGATTATTTGCCCTCAAGGTTCGATCCTTGTCGTCATGCTGAACAGTACCCAATTCCTTCTCGTGTCTTGACAGGAAGGCGTGAAATG TGTGTCATTGAGAAAGAGAACAACTTCAAGCAGGCAGGAGAAAGATACAGATCCTGGGAACCTGACAG GCAAGACAGATATGTTAGCAAATGGGTTGAGCATTTATCCGATCCACGAGTCACTTATGAGATACGCAGTATATGGATATCATACCTGTCTCAG GCTGACAAGTCTTGTGGTCAGAAGGTCGCTTCTCGTCTCACTTTAAAGCCTACAATGTGA